A genomic stretch from Arenicella xantha includes:
- the nusB gene encoding transcription antitermination factor NusB, which translates to MANSKPLSSRHNARRAAVQALYQWDLTKQAAHEIEGQFTQIHDMQNVDRKYLREIMTELPKVEPALHDAISPYIGRDFTSLDPVERAILRLGAYELLYRSDVPTKVVLNEMIELAKVFGSDHSYKFVNGVMDKLANTLRSKAD; encoded by the coding sequence ATGGCCAATAGCAAACCGCTATCTAGTCGGCATAATGCGCGCCGCGCAGCGGTGCAAGCGCTGTACCAATGGGATCTGACTAAACAGGCTGCTCACGAGATAGAAGGGCAGTTCACTCAAATTCACGACATGCAGAACGTCGACCGCAAGTATTTGCGTGAGATTATGACTGAGCTTCCGAAAGTTGAGCCGGCTCTGCATGACGCCATTAGCCCCTACATTGGGCGTGATTTCACTAGTCTCGACCCCGTGGAACGAGCGATCCTAAGGCTTGGTGCTTATGAACTGTTGTATCGCAGTGATGTGCCAACCAAGGTTGTGCTTAATGAAATGATCGAGCTGGCCAAAGTGTTCGGTTCCGATCATAGCTATAAATTCGTTAACGGCGTTATGGATAAGCTTGCTAATACACTACGTAGCAAGGCCGACTAA
- the glyA gene encoding serine hydroxymethyltransferase, which translates to MFKKANTIAESDPEIWSAICDENTRQEEHIELIASENYASPAVMQAQGTKLTNKYAEGYPGKRYYGGCAYVDVAEDLAIARLKELFGADYANVQPHSGSSANIAVYQAVLKPGDTVLGMSLDHGGHLTHGAKINFSGRLYNSVQYGLVEATGEIDYDQVEALALEHKPKMIIAGFSAYSRVVDWQRFRDISDKVGAIMMCDIAHVAGLIAAGLYPSPVQIADVVTTTTHKTLRGPRGGVIMAKSNPELEKALSSRVFPGTQGGPLMHVIAAKAVAFKEALAPEFKEYQQCVLDNSRALAAGLKERGYSPVSGGTDNHLSLISLVQKGITGKAAEAALGAANITVNKNSVPSDPQSPFVTSGIRIGTPAITTRGFGVPEMERLATWMADVMDTIDASGGFDQAVAERVKTEVLELCARFPVYDYAD; encoded by the coding sequence ATGTTTAAAAAAGCCAATACCATAGCTGAGTCAGACCCCGAGATCTGGAGTGCGATTTGTGATGAAAATACGCGTCAGGAAGAGCATATCGAACTGATTGCATCAGAAAATTACGCAAGCCCTGCGGTGATGCAAGCACAAGGCACAAAGTTAACCAACAAGTATGCAGAAGGTTACCCAGGCAAGCGCTACTACGGCGGTTGCGCTTACGTTGATGTGGCTGAAGATTTAGCCATAGCTCGCCTTAAAGAGCTATTTGGCGCAGATTACGCCAACGTTCAACCGCACTCTGGCTCTTCCGCAAATATTGCGGTCTACCAAGCGGTATTAAAACCCGGTGACACCGTGTTGGGAATGAGCCTCGACCATGGTGGCCATTTAACGCATGGTGCCAAGATTAATTTCTCCGGACGTCTCTATAATTCAGTGCAGTATGGTTTGGTGGAAGCCACTGGCGAAATTGACTACGACCAAGTCGAAGCATTAGCGCTAGAGCATAAGCCGAAAATGATTATTGCTGGATTCAGCGCTTATTCTCGCGTCGTTGACTGGCAACGATTTAGAGATATTTCAGATAAGGTTGGCGCAATCATGATGTGTGACATTGCGCATGTAGCGGGTTTAATTGCAGCGGGTCTATACCCCAGCCCGGTCCAGATAGCTGATGTAGTAACCACCACAACTCATAAGACATTACGCGGCCCTCGTGGCGGCGTCATTATGGCTAAAAGTAACCCTGAATTAGAGAAAGCGCTTAGTTCTCGGGTTTTTCCGGGTACCCAAGGCGGTCCACTAATGCACGTTATTGCGGCTAAAGCGGTTGCGTTTAAAGAAGCACTGGCTCCTGAGTTCAAGGAATATCAACAGTGCGTTTTGGATAACTCTCGAGCCTTAGCGGCGGGTTTGAAAGAGCGCGGTTATTCCCCAGTTTCAGGTGGCACGGACAATCACTTAAGTTTGATCAGTCTGGTTCAAAAAGGCATTACCGGTAAAGCTGCCGAAGCTGCGTTAGGTGCGGCCAATATTACCGTCAATAAAAACAGTGTGCCGAGTGACCCGCAAAGCCCGTTCGTGACTAGCGGAATTCGCATTGGTACCCCAGCCATCACTACCCGCGGATTTGGTGTGCCCGAGATGGAGCGTCTAGCAACTTGGATGGCCGACGTAATGGACACTATTGATGCTAGCGGTGGTTTTGATCAAGCGGTGGCGGAGCGTGTTAAAACAGAAGTGCTAGAGCTGTGCGCACGTTTTCCTGTCTATGATTACGCCGACTAA
- the ribD gene encoding bifunctional diaminohydroxyphosphoribosylaminopyrimidine deaminase/5-amino-6-(5-phosphoribosylamino)uracil reductase RibD: MNSNLNDNLSDFDTSIMQRVLELASQGTSTTQPNPRVACIIVNGKEIVGEGVHHMAGEPHAERLAIEQAGELARGGTAFVNLEPCCHQGRTPPCTDGLVDAGISRVVAAMRDPNPLVEGGGFELLTDAGIDVEYGLLENEARWLNRGFVSRMVRGRPWVALKTGATLDGRTAAYDGESKWITSPEARIAVQELRANSSAVVTGIGTVMADDPNMNVRIDGAERQPYRVVLDSHLQLPIDAQIIGTDQKLIVFTLSQDLDRVSALTEAGVEVVQLNDTSSGRINLHDVMAELSNWQCNEVLLEAGQTLSGAFMEAGLIDELTVFYAGSVLGDKAQSMFQFESPLSFAERFDFHIRSAEMVGPDVCLTAINQASWQTLVTKD, from the coding sequence ATGAATAGTAACCTAAATGACAATTTAAGTGATTTTGATACGTCTATCATGCAGCGAGTCCTCGAGCTCGCATCGCAGGGCACATCGACCACGCAACCTAACCCGCGAGTCGCTTGTATCATTGTAAATGGTAAGGAAATCGTTGGGGAAGGGGTTCATCATATGGCTGGTGAGCCGCATGCTGAACGCTTAGCAATTGAGCAGGCCGGTGAATTAGCGCGCGGTGGTACGGCTTTTGTGAATCTAGAACCTTGTTGTCATCAGGGCCGGACGCCGCCATGTACAGATGGCTTAGTCGATGCTGGAATCTCTCGGGTTGTGGCGGCAATGCGAGACCCAAATCCATTAGTTGAAGGTGGTGGTTTTGAGCTGCTAACCGACGCCGGAATTGACGTCGAGTATGGGTTGTTAGAAAACGAAGCACGTTGGTTAAACCGCGGTTTTGTTAGTCGAATGGTGAGAGGTCGGCCATGGGTAGCGTTGAAAACGGGCGCAACATTGGATGGGCGTACGGCGGCTTATGATGGCGAAAGCAAATGGATCACGAGTCCTGAAGCGCGCATTGCCGTGCAGGAGCTACGTGCTAATAGCTCGGCGGTAGTTACCGGTATCGGTACCGTAATGGCCGATGACCCGAATATGAACGTTCGCATAGACGGCGCCGAGCGTCAGCCATATCGAGTGGTATTAGACAGCCATTTACAGCTGCCTATTGATGCGCAGATTATTGGCACAGATCAAAAATTAATCGTGTTTACCTTGTCTCAAGACCTCGACCGAGTCAGTGCATTAACTGAAGCGGGAGTCGAGGTAGTGCAGTTAAATGATACTAGCTCGGGTCGCATCAACCTGCATGATGTCATGGCTGAGTTGAGTAACTGGCAATGTAATGAAGTCTTGCTCGAAGCTGGCCAAACTTTGAGCGGCGCCTTTATGGAAGCAGGGTTAATTGACGAACTGACGGTGTTTTACGCTGGCAGTGTGCTTGGCGATAAGGCTCAGAGCATGTTTCAGTTTGAATCACCATTGTCGTTTGCAGAGCGCTTTGATTTTCACATTCGCTCGGCTGAAATGGTTGGTCCAGATGTCTGTTTGACGGCGATCAATCAGGCCAGCTGGCAAACGCTTGTAACTAAAGACTGA
- a CDS encoding riboflavin synthase gives MFTGLVETIGTVSAKRAVGGDVRISIRAADYQDRTVALGDSIAVNGVCLTVIELNGDEFSFDVSLESINHSLIGQWQVGTRVNLEMALLPTTRLGGHLVSGHVDGLAELIGLTGDARSWRMDFKVPDDLKRYIAKKGSITINGTSLTVNAVNDNCFDVNVIPHTFEVTTLGDLSIGDKVHIEVDLIARYLERLLTGEKSSTSSISQSFLAEHGFT, from the coding sequence ATGTTTACCGGACTTGTTGAAACTATTGGGACCGTCTCTGCCAAACGCGCAGTGGGCGGCGATGTGCGAATTTCTATTCGTGCTGCTGACTATCAAGACCGAACCGTTGCGCTCGGTGATAGTATTGCGGTCAATGGGGTCTGCTTAACGGTCATCGAGCTTAACGGCGATGAATTTTCATTCGATGTGTCGCTGGAATCGATCAACCACTCATTGATTGGACAGTGGCAAGTTGGTACACGCGTTAATCTTGAGATGGCACTGTTACCAACTACCAGGCTCGGCGGACACTTAGTGTCAGGTCATGTCGATGGATTAGCTGAGTTGATCGGATTAACTGGCGATGCACGTTCTTGGCGTATGGATTTTAAGGTTCCTGATGATTTAAAACGGTACATTGCGAAAAAAGGCAGTATCACGATCAACGGTACCAGTCTGACGGTCAACGCGGTAAACGATAACTGCTTTGATGTGAATGTGATACCGCATACCTTTGAAGTGACCACGCTTGGCGACCTAAGTATTGGTGACAAGGTACATATTGAGGTGGATTTAATAGCGCGCTATTTAGAGCGCTTATTGACTGGTGAAAAGTCATCAACGTCTAGTATTAGTCAGTCATTTTTGGCGGAGCATGGATTTACTTAA
- the secF gene encoding protein translocase subunit SecF: MQLFKSQTTIDFIGKRFIALVFSIVMLVVGIYSLSTKGLNYGIDFSGGTKMELLYSNDVDVTDVRSVLQQGGFPEAVVQYFGSNQDVLIRVPLTAGTSDENVSTRVVDLLQGSAIGVGTVQSVEFVGPTFGKELFEKGILALVYALIGVMIYVAFRFEWKFSLGSVIALAHDVVITVGLFSLIQLEFTMPVLAALLAVIGYSLNDTIVVFDRIRENFRRLRDVDTIETMNVSINQTLTRTILTSLTTLLVLGALYVYGGEALQGFAITLIIGVVVGTYSSIFVASPAVLQLGAKAEDLMVEIVEKEGVDDPTMYTP, translated from the coding sequence ATGCAATTATTTAAATCACAAACGACGATTGATTTCATTGGCAAGCGATTTATTGCCCTAGTGTTCTCGATAGTAATGCTCGTTGTTGGCATCTATTCCTTGTCAACAAAGGGGCTCAATTATGGTATCGACTTCTCTGGCGGTACCAAGATGGAGTTACTCTACAGCAACGACGTAGATGTTACCGACGTGCGCTCTGTGCTGCAGCAGGGCGGTTTTCCCGAGGCTGTAGTTCAATACTTTGGAAGCAACCAAGACGTCTTGATACGCGTACCGCTCACCGCCGGCACCAGTGATGAAAATGTCAGCACTCGTGTCGTGGACCTGCTGCAAGGCTCCGCTATTGGTGTCGGCACGGTGCAAAGTGTCGAGTTTGTAGGGCCAACTTTTGGTAAGGAATTATTTGAGAAGGGCATCTTGGCGTTGGTATACGCGCTGATTGGTGTGATGATCTATGTGGCGTTTCGCTTTGAGTGGAAGTTTTCACTCGGTTCGGTAATTGCGCTTGCGCATGATGTTGTGATCACAGTTGGTCTGTTCTCATTGATTCAACTGGAGTTCACCATGCCCGTGTTGGCGGCATTGTTGGCGGTAATCGGGTACTCATTAAACGACACGATTGTTGTGTTCGACCGTATACGTGAAAATTTTAGACGGTTACGTGATGTCGACACTATTGAGACTATGAATGTCTCTATTAATCAGACTTTGACGCGAACCATTTTAACCTCACTGACCACTTTGCTGGTTTTAGGTGCGTTATACGTGTACGGCGGTGAAGCATTGCAAGGTTTTGCCATTACTTTGATTATTGGCGTCGTAGTTGGTACTTACTCGTCTATCTTCGTTGCGAGCCCAGCGGTACTGCAACTCGGTGCTAAAGCCGAAGATTTAATGGTTGAGATCGTCGAAAAAGAAGGTGTAGACGACCCAACTATGTATACGCCTTAG
- the ampD gene encoding 1,6-anhydro-N-acetylmuramyl-L-alanine amidase AmpD → MHLDTSSGLIDSARHLPSENFDQRDIGAEPECIIVHCISLPPGEYGGDQIERFFTNQLAGHEHPYFTHIADLRVSAHFLVKRDGELIQFVATHDRAWHAGESVCLQRPKVNNFSIGIELEGLDTDPNGFTDAQYRELRELIASLRAAYPNILESNIFAHSDIAPGRKPDPGPYFNWQRLFEL, encoded by the coding sequence ATGCATTTAGACACCAGTTCAGGGTTAATTGATTCAGCGCGACATCTGCCGTCGGAGAATTTTGATCAGCGCGACATCGGTGCTGAGCCTGAATGCATAATCGTGCATTGTATTTCGTTACCGCCTGGTGAATATGGTGGTGATCAAATAGAACGTTTTTTCACTAATCAACTAGCTGGGCACGAGCATCCATATTTTACGCACATAGCCGACCTGCGAGTCTCGGCACATTTTTTAGTAAAGCGCGACGGTGAGTTGATACAGTTTGTGGCTACCCATGACCGCGCGTGGCACGCCGGTGAGTCGGTATGCTTGCAACGGCCTAAAGTAAATAATTTTTCAATTGGTATTGAGTTAGAAGGCTTAGACACCGATCCGAATGGTTTCACCGACGCACAATATCGAGAATTACGTGAGCTGATCGCTAGTTTACGCGCGGCTTACCCTAACATCCTTGAGTCGAATATCTTTGCGCACAGCGATATCGCTCCAGGGCGCAAACCCGACCCCGGCCCCTACTTTAATTGGCAGCGGCTATTCGAACTCTGA
- the thiL gene encoding thiamine-phosphate kinase, with amino-acid sequence MSEFSIIDRFCKGIGATSEHTVIGVGDDAAVVNVPSGMQLAVSVDTMVEGVHFFPSVAPADLAYKLLAVNLSDMAAMGAEPKWATLALTLPHEDAAWLAAFSNALDAAAESAGVQLIGGDTTKGPLCLSLTIMGLVPKGKAISRAGAEFGDDVWLSNTVGDAALALKVILGQIELPESALSNIAPALHRPTGQVALGLALRGVASAALDISDGLLADLAHVASLSQVCIEIHQERVPLSDTYRAYLQSGGSYESALAGGDDYQLAFTAPSKQREAILAISDVVSVPLTRIGSVVEKTAIPVRLLANGKPVKLNSDLGFQHFG; translated from the coding sequence GTGTCTGAGTTTTCGATAATCGACCGTTTTTGTAAGGGTATCGGTGCTACCTCCGAGCACACAGTGATCGGTGTTGGTGACGATGCCGCGGTCGTTAATGTCCCTAGCGGAATGCAGTTAGCGGTTAGCGTTGACACTATGGTTGAAGGTGTCCACTTTTTTCCTAGCGTGGCTCCAGCTGACCTTGCCTATAAGCTATTAGCGGTTAATCTCAGCGATATGGCCGCGATGGGCGCCGAACCTAAATGGGCAACGTTAGCATTGACCTTGCCGCATGAAGACGCGGCATGGTTAGCCGCGTTTTCTAATGCACTTGACGCCGCAGCGGAATCAGCTGGAGTACAACTAATTGGTGGTGACACGACTAAGGGGCCTCTTTGTTTATCGTTAACTATCATGGGTTTAGTGCCAAAAGGTAAAGCTATTTCACGAGCAGGTGCTGAGTTCGGTGATGATGTTTGGCTAAGCAATACGGTGGGGGACGCGGCGCTGGCTCTCAAAGTAATTTTAGGGCAGATCGAGTTGCCTGAATCGGCTCTCTCGAATATTGCGCCCGCATTGCATCGTCCCACTGGGCAAGTTGCGCTGGGTCTAGCGCTACGTGGAGTAGCTTCGGCAGCGCTGGATATCTCAGACGGTTTATTGGCCGATTTGGCTCACGTAGCAAGTCTTAGTCAGGTCTGTATTGAAATACATCAGGAGCGAGTGCCACTGTCTGACACGTATCGAGCCTATCTACAGTCTGGTGGCAGCTACGAGTCCGCTTTAGCCGGCGGCGATGACTACCAGTTGGCCTTCACCGCACCAAGCAAACAACGTGAAGCTATATTAGCTATATCAGATGTTGTTTCCGTGCCGCTTACACGCATCGGTAGCGTGGTCGAAAAAACTGCTATACCCGTAAGATTACTGGCAAACGGAAAACCCGTTAAACTTAATTCTGATTTAGGATTTCAACATTTTGGATAA
- a CDS encoding phosphatidylglycerophosphatase A family protein produces the protein MNDPVKFTLSDPVHLVALGFGSGLLKPAPGTWGTLAAVPFYLVAVAWLPATLPAYLAFILLSFVVGVYVCGKTASDVGAHDHGSIVWDEFVGLFITLIAVPPTWLNVVVGFVLFRIFDILKPWPIKLLDRHVHGGFGIMIDDVLAGVFAGLILFFAQPYLTF, from the coding sequence ATGAACGATCCGGTTAAATTTACCCTTAGCGACCCAGTACATTTAGTCGCACTTGGGTTTGGGTCTGGGCTACTTAAGCCTGCACCGGGTACTTGGGGTACCTTGGCCGCCGTGCCATTCTATTTAGTTGCGGTGGCCTGGTTGCCTGCCACACTGCCAGCATACCTAGCATTCATTCTGCTTAGCTTCGTGGTTGGCGTTTATGTGTGCGGTAAAACAGCTTCCGATGTAGGCGCACATGATCATGGAAGCATCGTTTGGGATGAATTTGTTGGTTTGTTTATTACTCTCATCGCGGTGCCACCAACTTGGCTCAATGTGGTTGTTGGGTTTGTTCTATTCAGAATCTTCGACATTTTAAAGCCGTGGCCGATTAAGCTGCTCGATCGCCATGTACATGGTGGCTTTGGCATTATGATTGATGATGTGTTGGCTGGTGTGTTTGCCGGCCTTATTTTGTTTTTTGCACAGCCGTACCTTACATTCTGA
- a CDS encoding MAPEG family protein encodes MFVTPLFAAVLGLLYVLLAFNVIRFRIRYRVAYGESDNIELIKASRIHANFGENVPFALFLMWMVESMTLSSFEAFWLGSILLIGRVLHVVGMAYPKNLMICRQIGVLATLGVIVKACITLLMFYIPVSV; translated from the coding sequence ATGTTTGTAACTCCATTATTTGCAGCCGTACTCGGACTTTTGTATGTACTGCTGGCCTTCAACGTAATTCGTTTTCGAATTCGTTATCGAGTCGCTTACGGTGAAAGCGACAACATAGAACTCATTAAGGCGAGTCGCATACATGCTAATTTTGGTGAAAATGTGCCATTTGCATTGTTTCTTATGTGGATGGTTGAAAGCATGACTTTATCGTCGTTTGAGGCGTTCTGGTTAGGCTCAATTTTACTAATAGGTCGCGTACTACACGTCGTTGGAATGGCTTACCCTAAAAACCTTATGATTTGTCGTCAAATTGGCGTGTTGGCGACTTTAGGCGTAATCGTCAAAGCCTGCATAACCCTCCTGATGTTTTACATCCCTGTGTCGGTTTAA
- the nrdR gene encoding transcriptional regulator NrdR: MRCPFCQNDDTRVIDSRLTEDRDAVRRRRSCEACGERFSTLEEASLKLPYIVKSNGDREHYDESKLARGLERALEKRPVESHEIENILHRIKRSLLTCGEREIAAREIGELVMNELRDVDQVAYVRFASVYRSFQDVDAFSDEIRRLQEQTMRGRRESRARVQTKSRSINPADSHSSSSDKSHKS; the protein is encoded by the coding sequence ATGCGCTGCCCATTTTGTCAAAACGATGACACTCGTGTTATTGATTCGCGTTTAACCGAAGATCGCGATGCCGTTCGGCGTCGTCGATCTTGCGAGGCATGTGGGGAGCGTTTTAGTACCTTGGAAGAAGCCAGCCTCAAGTTGCCCTATATTGTAAAGTCTAACGGCGATCGAGAGCATTATGATGAGTCTAAGCTGGCTCGAGGTTTAGAGCGGGCGCTGGAAAAGCGGCCGGTGGAATCGCACGAAATTGAGAATATCTTACACCGAATTAAGCGCAGCCTGTTGACCTGTGGCGAGCGAGAGATTGCAGCCCGTGAAATTGGCGAGCTGGTAATGAATGAGTTACGCGACGTCGACCAAGTCGCTTACGTGAGATTTGCCTCGGTGTACCGTTCGTTTCAAGACGTTGATGCATTCAGTGACGAAATTAGACGGCTGCAAGAACAAACAATGAGAGGGCGACGTGAATCGAGAGCCAGAGTGCAGACCAAGTCACGCTCGATCAATCCAGCCGACTCTCACTCAAGCTCAAGCGATAAATCTCACAAGTCCTGA
- the ribB gene encoding 3,4-dihydroxy-2-butanone-4-phosphate synthase, whose protein sequence is MALSSIEEILEDYRNGKMVIITDDEDRENEGDLMMAADRVRPEDINFMARYGRGLICLTLTEDRCEQLGLPLMVGDNNGARFSTNFTMSIEAAEGVTTGISAGDRARTVQAAVAHDAKPGDIVMPGHIFPIMAQSGGVLSRAGHTEAGVDFARLADRDPSSVICEILNEDGSMARMPDLVEFAKEHDLKICSIAELIRYRLEKEPTVVPVNDTEIPTEHGTIRSVLFQDTERDETHVALVCGEIDPDTPVPVRIHVESDFLSVLKGLNNKSTFPVQDAVDYILEAGTGIVVILRYAQSADEIIYDIDQIKDNKRPGSQGHLRLLGAGSQILSSLGARKIQVLGRARKTHGLSGFDIEIVEYIEK, encoded by the coding sequence ATGGCATTAAGCAGCATAGAAGAAATTTTAGAAGATTATCGTAACGGTAAAATGGTCATTATTACTGATGACGAAGACCGTGAAAATGAAGGAGACTTGATGATGGCAGCGGACCGAGTTCGGCCCGAAGACATCAATTTCATGGCTCGTTACGGACGTGGGTTGATCTGCCTAACGTTGACTGAAGATCGTTGTGAGCAGCTCGGTTTGCCGCTGATGGTCGGCGACAACAACGGCGCGCGCTTTTCCACCAATTTCACCATGTCTATTGAAGCCGCCGAAGGAGTTACCACGGGTATTTCCGCAGGTGATCGAGCGCGTACGGTACAAGCGGCGGTAGCGCACGATGCAAAGCCTGGTGACATCGTTATGCCTGGGCATATTTTTCCGATTATGGCGCAATCCGGTGGAGTATTAAGTCGAGCAGGGCATACTGAAGCTGGCGTTGATTTTGCGCGTTTAGCTGATCGTGATCCGTCTAGTGTGATTTGCGAAATCCTCAATGAAGACGGTTCAATGGCGCGCATGCCTGACTTAGTCGAGTTTGCCAAGGAACACGATTTAAAGATCTGTTCTATCGCCGAGCTAATCCGATATCGGTTGGAGAAAGAGCCGACAGTAGTACCTGTCAATGACACTGAAATTCCCACTGAACATGGCACCATTCGTTCCGTGTTGTTTCAAGATACTGAACGAGACGAAACTCACGTTGCGTTGGTATGCGGCGAGATTGACCCAGATACGCCTGTGCCAGTGCGTATCCATGTGGAATCAGATTTCTTGAGTGTTTTGAAAGGGCTTAACAATAAGAGCACATTCCCAGTTCAAGACGCGGTTGACTATATATTGGAAGCGGGGACTGGTATTGTGGTCATCTTGCGCTATGCACAAAGCGCAGATGAAATCATTTACGATATCGATCAAATAAAAGATAATAAGCGCCCCGGAAGTCAAGGACATCTACGCTTATTAGGCGCAGGTAGTCAGATACTATCTAGTCTTGGAGCACGTAAGATCCAAGTCTTGGGTCGCGCACGAAAAACACATGGTCTTTCTGGATTCGATATCGAAATCGTGGAATACATTGAAAAATAA
- the ribH gene encoding 6,7-dimethyl-8-ribityllumazine synthase yields MSHKVITGELQGNDQNIAIVLGRFNSFIGDALLGGAIDVLERHGVSTSNISVAYVPGAFEIPLAVKKMAESGKYHGVVALGAVIRGSTPHFDFVAGECAKGLNSVQLETGIPVGFGVLTVDSIEQAIERAGTKAGNKGAEAAMTVVEMVNLMAKL; encoded by the coding sequence ATGAGTCACAAGGTCATTACAGGCGAGTTGCAAGGCAACGACCAGAACATCGCTATCGTGTTAGGGCGTTTTAATAGTTTTATTGGTGACGCCTTATTAGGCGGCGCTATCGATGTGTTGGAGCGCCACGGCGTGTCCACATCGAATATCAGTGTGGCCTATGTGCCAGGGGCTTTCGAAATTCCGTTGGCAGTCAAAAAAATGGCAGAAAGCGGTAAATACCACGGTGTGGTTGCGCTTGGCGCTGTGATTCGCGGTTCGACTCCTCATTTCGACTTTGTTGCTGGCGAATGTGCTAAAGGTCTTAACTCTGTACAGCTGGAGACAGGTATTCCAGTTGGATTCGGTGTGTTGACTGTCGATAGTATTGAGCAGGCGATTGAGCGTGCCGGCACTAAAGCTGGTAACAAAGGTGCCGAAGCAGCAATGACCGTTGTTGAAATGGTTAACCTTATGGCTAAGCTCTAA
- the fadI gene encoding acetyl-CoA C-acyltransferase FadI codes for MDTSKQRVAVIAGARTPFLRIATGYSKLPARTLAAELVAELVQRAEVDKQLIEKLVFGQVVMAPDSPNIAREIVMSANLPVQTDAYSVSRACASSYQSAVDIAMNIQAGIIDTGIAGGCDVMSQPPISFNKKMTEAMVRSSYSKGPKWKAFKGIGLKDLIPTQPAIKEPSSELTMGQAAEKMAKENGISRVDQDALAHRSHINAAKAWEQGWFDEQVMSVITGPSYQPISKDNLFRADSELEKYARLKPVFDRKYGTVTAATSSPLTDGASAVVLMSESKAKQLGLQPLGYINSFAFSAIDPNWQMLMGPSFATPKALDLAGLTLAQIDLIDMHEAFAAQVLSNTQAFGSKQFAKERLNRDTAIGEVDFDKLNVSGSSISLGHPFAATGTRQLTQMLYDLKRTGGQFGLITACAAGGLGAAMVLESA; via the coding sequence ATGGATACATCCAAGCAACGCGTGGCGGTTATCGCCGGCGCCAGAACACCTTTTCTGCGAATCGCAACCGGTTACAGTAAGTTACCCGCTCGAACATTGGCGGCTGAGTTGGTCGCCGAGCTGGTGCAACGAGCTGAAGTTGACAAGCAATTAATTGAAAAATTAGTGTTTGGGCAAGTCGTAATGGCACCGGACTCACCAAATATAGCGCGAGAAATCGTGATGAGTGCAAACTTGCCAGTGCAGACCGATGCATACAGTGTTTCCAGGGCGTGTGCTAGCAGCTATCAGTCAGCGGTTGATATTGCCATGAATATACAAGCGGGAATCATAGATACTGGCATTGCCGGAGGCTGCGATGTCATGTCGCAACCGCCGATTAGTTTCAACAAGAAAATGACCGAGGCCATGGTTCGCTCTAGTTATAGCAAAGGACCAAAGTGGAAAGCATTTAAAGGCATCGGTTTAAAAGATCTTATACCTACGCAACCCGCGATCAAAGAGCCTTCTTCGGAGCTCACCATGGGGCAGGCGGCTGAAAAAATGGCGAAGGAGAACGGCATTAGCCGAGTGGATCAAGATGCGCTGGCGCACCGGTCACACATTAATGCGGCAAAAGCGTGGGAGCAAGGTTGGTTCGATGAGCAAGTAATGTCGGTGATTACTGGGCCCAGTTACCAGCCTATCAGTAAAGACAATCTGTTTCGGGCTGACTCTGAGCTAGAAAAATATGCGCGCCTAAAACCGGTATTTGACCGTAAATACGGCACTGTTACGGCCGCAACTAGCTCGCCGCTTACCGACGGTGCGTCGGCGGTGGTTCTAATGAGCGAGAGTAAAGCCAAACAATTAGGTTTGCAGCCGCTCGGCTACATTAACAGTTTTGCATTCTCGGCGATCGATCCGAATTGGCAGATGTTGATGGGACCTTCTTTTGCTACCCCCAAGGCGCTTGATTTAGCTGGTTTGACGCTGGCACAAATAGATCTTATCGATATGCATGAAGCATTTGCTGCGCAAGTGTTATCGAATACCCAAGCCTTTGGCTCCAAACAGTTCGCTAAAGAACGACTCAATCGTGACACAGCAATTGGCGAAGTTGATTTTGATAAACTGAACGTCTCCGGCAGTTCAATTTCACTCGGGCATCCATTTGCCGCTACTGGCACACGTCAGTTGACCCAGATGCTTTATGATTTAAAGCGCACTGGTGGACAATTTGGGTTGATCACAGCTTGCGCGGCTGGTGGTCTCGGTGCAGCAATGGTGCTCGAATCTGCGTAA